A window of Negativicoccus succinicivorans genomic DNA:
TATACGCCCGATACGCGTCGCGCAGGTCAGCGGGCAACGTGGCGAACAATTTTTCCACGGCCGCCTGCTCGATCGTGCCGTACATCGCACGAATATCTTCATTAAAATATTTGACCGGCGTCGGCATATCGCCGGTGAACACTTCGCTGACATCATGGTACATACCGAGAACGGCCGCCCGTTCCGGATCGACATGACCGCCGTAACGGACATTGCGAAGTACCGCCAGCATATGCGCGATCATCGCCGTCTGCAAACTGTGTTCCTGAATATTTTCCAGCATCGTGTTTTTCATCAGGCCCCAGCGCTTGATGAATTTCATCCGTGCCAAATAGGCAAAAAAGTGACTGTGCAATTTATTTCTCCCACAATGACGGCGTCAAATACGCCACCAACTTTGATTTTTTGCCGCGGCGCAAATCGATGACCGCGACGCTGCTTTGTTTGAAGGAAAGGCTGACCCCGGTCAGTCCGTACAACCACGCTTCCAAAAACGGTTGGTGACTGACGAAGAAGACATGCTCGGGACCGCCGGAGGCCGTCAGATTGATCAGATGATTATCAAGCGACTCCCAATTGTCACGCGCCAACGCATACAACGTCCCGCTCGTCACATCGGCAGCCGCGCGACCGTCGCGCAAAGTCCGCGCCAAAATCTCGCCGGTCTGTTGCGTGCGCACCAGCGGACTCAAATAAATTCCGACCGCCTGATCCGGCAGCATTTCCTTCAGGTGGCGTCCCATCTTTTCCGTTTCCGCGATGCCGGTATCCGTCAGCGGACGATGAAAATTGTCCAACGTCGCCCGTTCTTTGACGGCATGACCATGGCGCATCAAATACAGCCGCATGGCTACTCCTCTCCCCGATGCGCGGCATGGTTGAGGCCCTGCTCAAGCAAGTGCACCACGTGCGCGTCATCCAAAAAATAGCAGGCATTTTTACCGATTTTACGGAAATCCACCAAGTGCGCCTGGCGAAGAATGCGCAGCTGGTGACTGACCGCGGACGCTTCCATATCAATTGCTTCCGCCAGCTCGTTCACGCAACATTCGCCTTGCCAAAGCACACGCAAAATTTTCAGCCGTGTCGGCTCGCCGAGCACTTTAAAAATATCCGCCAACCGTAGTAACAGCCGGCGTTTTTCTTCCGTATCCAACGTGCCCGCCAACCAAGCCGCGGCTTCATGCGACAATGCGTCCGTACTTGTATTCACTTTCACGCTTTCTTTGCTCCTTCTGTTGTAGGGATAATTTCAACGGTCGCCGGTGCCGCGCTTGTCTGATACCAACCGGAAAGCGGATGTCCGTCCACATACACTTCCGTAATCACTCCGTGACCGTCTGCCAATTTAAATTCCGCGATGATTTGATGCCGCGGCACGGAAATCGGTTCACCGGCGGCTTTATGTCGGGCGATTTCTGCGCGCATATCCGCCGCTTCCGGTGATGCTTCCGCGCGCGCCAGCTCCGCTTCTTTTTGCTCCACCTGTTCCGGTGTCAACGGATCAAACGCCATGAATTCATCCCATGGCAAATCCTGTAATTGGTAACCCGGTAAATAGAAACGCATGAACGGGATGGGGAAGGATACCACGCCATCGTCGACGCCCCAAGCGATCGTTTTGATGTAGTCGCCTTGCGCCGGTTTTTTCAGATCCGCGCCTTTCACCATCAGCATGCCGTTTTTATCATGCGCCACGGCGACGTAAATCGTTTCCTGATTCTCCGGTAAATTTTCACCGAGCCATTTGGCTTTGCTCAACGGCTCCGCCACAAAGGGATCGATATTTTCCTGTAGACGGATATCGACATAATCAACACGCGTACCGGCGATAATCGCGGGCGATTGGTACGTGATCCCGTTGTTCAATACTTCTTCAAATTGACTGCGCTCGCTGAAGATGACCCCCAACTGCACCAGCGCGAGGACGAGAAACGCGAGCAGGTATTTCCATTTGGTCGCCATTTATTTATCCTCCTCTTGCTTGTCGCTGTGCCAGGTCGGTCGCGGCGGTAATGACGGCATTTGAGGCGGGCGACGCGGCGGTAACTCCGCGCGCGAAGTCCGCTCTTTCGTTGCCGTCTGCTCGTCAGCTGCCGGCGGCGTCATCGAGCCGCGCATGCGTGGCGGCCGTGCCGATGCTGCCGAATGGTCCTGCGCGGGCGCGCTGCGTCGAGCCGCTTCCTGCCGACGAGCGCGCCGCACGCGTTGGTTCGTATGTTCCCGCTGCTTGCGTTGCCATGTGGCCATCGCCAAATGCCCCGCCAAAATTAACACGCCCATCACGACGAATGCCGTACCCCGCTGCAGCAAGGTGAACGACTCATCGCCGATCCGCACCACAATAAAGAGCGCGAGTAAAAACAGCGCGCCGTCCGTACGCCAAAGAGAACTGCGACGCAAGCCGTTGATCAGTAACGCGGCAACGCCACCCAAATAGTAAATCATAAAGACAATGGCCAAAAACGTGTAGCCGTAACCGAGTGCCGCAATAAAAGTCGCCAGCGTCACGCACAACGGCACGGCCGCAACCGTGACCAGCGTATACTCACGACGCAACATCAGGCGCCAGCAAAGCACGCCGGTGGCAAACAACAGCAATACCAACACAACGATGGGCAACACCTGCGGTGTCGCGCGGGATATGTACACCCACAGCGAGCGTTGCGTGGCCAGCAGCACGCATACCGCCAGCGCGCCGCCACCCAATACGCGAAACGGCATGCCCCAGCCGGTTTGTTTGCCGACCATCGCCCCGACGAGAAACGTAAACGCGGCAATGATCGTGGCTAGCGCCAAGCTGACAACCGCGACATCCGCCAACGCCACCAACGCGGCGAAGAAAATCGCCAGCGCATAAATCCAGCTGAAAATCAGCAACGAAAGTTCCCGGAAACCGTCGCGATACAAAATGTAAAAATACGGTGCGGCGAGCGCCAGCCAAATCCATACCTGCTGCGCGCCGAGCCACGCGTTCGTGACGCCGAAAGAGCTCACAAACACGCCCGTCAAAATCAGATAGATCGACGCCAATGCCGTCGATCGCACAATGTACACCGCGGGCAAGAGCAGCGCAAGCGACCAAATCGCCCACGCGATCTGATTCCACTCCGATAATTGGTAAATATCTCCCGCAAGCTGCAGCGCTCCGGGAATCGCAATCCCTAAAAACGCTCCGGCCGCCTCGCGCCAAGCGATCGCTTTCGGCTCGAGTGCCAACACGACCGCCACCGCCAACTGCGCCGCCACCGCCAGCGCGACTACCCAGTTGAAGCGCACGCTGTGCGCCAGCGCGTACCATTGATCCGATAAAATCAACAGCGCGCCGAACGCGACCAAGACCGCCGCGAGCACCAGCCAAATAATCCGGCCCCAGCGCAGACCCGGCGCCGCTACTTCACCGTAGCGGGCGCGCAAACGATCGGCCGCCTCTGGTGTCAAAATCCCTTCGCTTACCCATTTGGGAAGCTCTTCATATAGCCAGCGAATACGTTGCTCCATAGGATCCCCCAAGTATTCTTTCTACTAAAAAAGCGGACGGTTGCCCGTCCGCTTTTTTATTTTACAATCAAAACCGGGCATTTCGCGTGGCTGACGATGTAACTCGAAACCGAGCCCATGAAAATGCCTTTCAGCGGCCCTAAGCCGCGGCTCCCCATGACGATCAAGTCCACGTTGTATTTTTCGGCGATCGCGGACAAAGTCGGTCCGGGAGAACCTACTTCAAAAATGGTCTTGACCGGAATATCCGCCGGCACCATACGAACCAATTTTTCCAGAATCTCTTTCCCTTTTTCTTCCAGATCCTCAGCCATCTGTTCACTGACATACCCGGAGCCGCTGGGAATTTGATCAAATCCTGAAATCACCGATACCACATTCGCCACATGGCAAATCAAGAGTGTGCCGCCGGACAATTTTACTAGCTCGATGGCATGCTGTAACGCGCGCACGCCGTTTTCCGAGCCGTCGGCCGGCAACAACACTTCATTAAAATGGATCATAGTCCGCACCCCTTCCACCGCTTTATGAGTTGATTAGTTTTCCTCATTATAACACAGCTCACGGTGGCCGGCGTTTATTTTACTACTAAAACAGGACGCGTGGCATGCTGCAATACATATTGCGATGCCGACCCCAAAACCAAACCTTTGACGGATCCCAAACCGCGACTGCCGATCACGATCAAATCCGCATTCAATTCCTCGGCCACCGTTAGAATCGTTTCCCGTACATCGCCGACGGCGAAAAACATTCGCAGCGGAATATCTTCTGGGAGCGTTGCCGCTTCGCGACGCAAACCTTCACGAACCTGCTCCATTTGATGCTCCGGCAAACCCGGTGCGGCGTGTTCTTCCGCATCCGGCGTGCGGCCTACTTCCACCACGCCGGAATACAACCGCTCTCCGGCGTCCCGTCCGATCAGATTACCCGCGTACAACCGGTCTTCCAGCACGGTCAACAACTGTAACTCCGCGCCGAATTTCTCCGCCAGCAACGCGGCTTCATGGAGTGCCCGACGGGCGTTCTCAGAACCGTCCGTTGGCACAAGAATACGTTGCCAAGAACTTTTTATTGTCAGCCCTCCGTCACTGTTTGATAACTAATACCGGCACTTCCGCGTGTTTCACCACGTAGGAAGAGACCGAACCGACCAACATGCTCGCCAGTGTTCCCATGCCGCGACGGCCCATAACGATCAGATCCGCCTTATATGTGTCCGCCATTTTGAGAAGATCTTCCCGCGGTGAACCGACCGTATACGCGATTTCATAATCGATTCCCGCCGGTACATGATCTTTCGCCGCCGCCAAAATCCGACGTCCGAATTCCCGCTGATAATCCGTTGTTTCTTTCAATTTGACTTCCGTATCCGGCTTGTAGTCGACACGCTCATCCGCTTCCTTGCGATTGCGCGGCGGTTCAAACCAAGCCGTTGTGAAGTGCTGGATATCCATAATATGAGTAAGAATCAACCGGCTACCGAATTTTTCCGCCAAGGCCACTGCGGCCTCCAATGCAAACCGGGCGTGCTCCGAACCGTCCAGTGCCACCAGAATCGTCTGACATCTCATTGCTATCCCTCCTTCATATAAATTAATAACCTTTCTCCTTTCATCATATAGCGGTCCGAGTGGACCGTCAAGCCGATCAAGCGCGGGCATACATCGGCGCTTTGTGCAAAAATATCGTTTTTATTTTATCCGTATGTAAATTTTTTCTTTACTTTGACACAAACCCGTTCGGAAATTGACAATATCTCTTTATGCTTATGGCAAGAAACTAAAGGAGGAAGATCAGGAACATGATGAAACGCACTTTTTTATGGAGCGCGGTTGCGCTTAGTCTGCTCGCCGGCAGCGTTGCATTCGCCGCGCCGACACCCGCCATTGATCGTTATACCGTAGAACTGCCCGCTCACGAATATCTCACCGTGCCGGGTCAAACGAAACATGCCATCCCCCTCGGCTATGGTTCGGCATTGACCTACAAAGAAACGACTCGTGACGGCGCCATTGAATTCTACGGTGTCACGGATCGCGGCCCGAACTTGGACAGCGTCCAATATCGTGACGGCGATCAAAAGCGCAGCAGTAAAATTTTCCCCGTCCCCGATTACGCGCCGCGTATCGGTATCATTCGTGTCAAAGACGGGAAAGCGACGGTCGTTTCATCGTTTTCTTTGAAGAATAAACTAGGCCAAGATATCAGCGGTCGTCCGATACCGCAAGGCGCTCTTGGTAATACCGGCGAAATCGGCTTGGATCTTCAGTTCCGGCCGCTCGCCTATGACAAAAACGGTTTGGATCCGGAAGGACTTGCCGTCGATGCGCAAGGTCACTTCTGGCTGACCGATGAATACGGCCCGTTCCTCGTCGAATACGACAGACAAGGCCGCGAACTTCGCCGCCTTGCTCCGGGTCAAGGTTTACCGAAAATTTTACAGGAACGTCAACCCAACCGCGGCGCGGAAGGTTTGGCGATCACGCCCGCCGGTAAATTGATGGTGATGATGCAGAGCACGCTCAACGTCGGCGGCAAAACGAAAAACATCGCCAACTTTACCCGTCTCGTTCTTGTCGATCCGAAATCGGGCGACGTCAAAACATACGCTTACCCGATCACGCCCGGCTCTTATAAAAAGAACTCCGCGATGAAACTCGGCGACATCGCCGCCATCAATGATCACCAATTCCTGGTCATCGAGCAGGGCAAAGACGCGCAGGGAACGATGCAAAACCGCATCTACAAAATCGACATCGCGAAAGCGACCGATATTACCGATATGACTTCCGGTCAGGAAGCGTTGGAAGCGGATAAAGACGCGCTCGGCAAACTTTTCCAACCGGCGCAAAAAGAGCTTTTCCTTGACCTCCGTCAGCATGGCTGGACGGTGGAAAAAGCGGAAGGTATCGTGCTTTTACCGGATAAAAAGACGCTCGCGATTGCGAACGACAATGACTTCGGCATCGCCCTCAAAATCGAAGGCGCAACCGCCGGTCAAGATGATATTACGGAATATACTTACGATGCCGAACAACGAATTCTTCGCGGCGCCGACGGCACGCCGACCCGTATTCGGGCGACGATGACCGAAGGCCCTGACCCCTCGGTGTTGTGGCTGATCCACCTGCCGCAACCGCTTTGATATCCAGGCGCCCCCTTGAAAGCCCGGCCGCGCGGAATCAACACCGCGCGGCCGGATTGCTATGTACGCGCATGTACCTTTTTTCTCCTTTTCTAAAGAAAATACATCGCCATTGCCGTGTTTTCTTTAGGGGAATATTCGTGTGCGCTCACTCTGCAGTTTCGTGCGGTGACGCTTGTTGACATATTGCAGAATTTTCTCTATATTACGAGTATGAGAAGCTGCTATCGAGGTATCAGTTACGGCGGAGCGATGCTCCCCGGCTGGTTTAAGCCAGGTAGCGGCTTCTTTTTTCTTGCCTGCCATTTTTTCAAACCATATTTTCCCGTAAGTTTTTACCGCCTTGCATCGCCATTTTTATGCGCCCGAAAACGCGAGAATGCTCTGCGCACTTTCTTTCCATATTGTTTTTGCGCAATCAAAAAGCCCCTTCATATCGGGGCTTTTTATTTTTATCGGTTGCCGATCATGGACGCGAGAAACGCCTGCGTGCGTTCACTCCGCGGCGCGGTGAAAACTTGCTCGGGCGCTCCTTCTTCTTCCACTACGCCGTCAACCATAAATAAAACATGGTCGGCGACCGAACGGGCAAAGGCCATCTCGTGCGTCACGAGGATCATCGTGAGTTTTTCTTCCGCGAGCCGCTGAATGGTTTTTAAGACTTCGCCGGTAAGTTCCGGATCCAGCGCGGACGTCGGTTCATCAAAGAGCATGATTTGCGGCTCCATCGCTAAGGCGCGGGCGATGGCGACACGCTGCTTTTGCCCGCCGGAGAGTTGACTCGGATACACGTCTTTTTTCGTGTAAAGGCCGACGCGTTCGAGTTGCGCCTCCGCCATCGGCAAAATGTCCTGCTTTTTCATGCCCTTGACAATTTGCGGCGCGATCATAATGTTATCCAATACCGTCATATGCGGAAAAAGATTAAACTGCTGAAAGACCATGCCCATTTTGCCGCAGATTTTTTGAATTTCTTCCGGTTTGGCATACGCGCTGCCGGCTTCACTGTCGGTCGCGAGTGCTTTACCGTCGACCAGGATCGTGCCACGGTCAATGGTTTCCAAGTGGCACAGGCAACGCAAAAACGTGCTTTTACCGCTGCCTGACGGGCCGATGACCGAGGTCACGCCGCCGCGTTCGCGCAGCAACGTGCAACCGCGCAAGACTTCCGTCGTGCCGAATTTTTTATGGATATTTTTCATTTCAATAAAAGCCATACGTGCCTCCTATTCGTCGTACACAGCGAAATGTTTTTCCAGTCGCGTTAGAATTTTCGTCAGGAAGAACGTACAGATAAGGTAAATCACGCCCGCCACGAAAAACGCGGTCGTATCGAAATCGCGCTGCACGACGCTGCGCGTCAGCCGCATCAAATCGTCCATCGCGAGTACATAGACCAAGGACGTATCTTTCAAGAGAGTAATGGTTTCGTTACCGACCGGAGCGAGAACCCGTTTGACGACCTGCGGCAAAATGATGTAACGCATCGTTTGCGGGTATGTGAAACCGAGCACCTTGGCTCCTTCGTACTGGCCGCGGCTGATGTTTTGGATGCCGCCTCGAAAAATTTCCGCAAAGTACGCCGCATAGTTAGCGACGAACGCGATCAATGCCGCCGTAAAGTCACCGAACTGAATGGAAACGCCGGGAATGAGCGGCAGTCCGTAATAGATGAACAGGATCTGCAGCATCAGCGGCGTGCCGCGCATGACGTAAATATAGGCCGCTACGAGTTCGCGGACCGGTTTCCAGCTGCACACGCGGAAAATCGCCAGCAAAACGCCGAGCGGTAACGATAAGATGATCGTCAGGAAAAAAATTTCCGCCGTCACCTTTAAGCCCGACAACAACGTCGGTAAAATTGAAACAATGTAATCCATTTTCTATCCTCTCTCAGCAAACAGGCCGGTCATCCCGGCCTGTTTTTACTTGGTTATGCGGTTTCCCTCGCTCAGTTCATGACATCTTTACCGAACCATTTTTCGGAGATCTTCGCGCCCGTGCCGTCGGCTTTGATTTCACCGATCGCCCGATCAATCGCCTTTTTGAGTTCGGCGGAATCTTTACGCATGCCCACGCCGTATATTTCGGTCGCCAAGACCTTCGGCAATTCATAGAAAGTATCCGGTTTCTTCGTCATGTAGTAACGTCCGACAACGCCGTCCACCAACACCGCATCAATACGGCCGATTTCCAAATCCAGCAACGCGTCCGTATAAACCGCATACAGACGTAATTCTTTGAAGGAATTTTTCAAATCCGGCAATTTCGCCAGCGCGTCGATTCCCGTGCCGCCTTCCTGCGTGCCGACAATTTTACCCGCCAACGAATCCATATCCTTCAAATCCGCGCGGGATTTCAATGTAACGATAATCTGATCATTGTGCATGTAAGGTTCGGAGAAATCGATTTTTTCTTTACGTTGATCCGTAATCGTCAGCCCGTTCCAAAGAAGGTCAACGCGTTTGGCAGTAAGTTCCGCTTCCTTGCTCGCCCAATCAATCGGCTTGAATTCCATTTGTATGCCGGTCCGTTTACCGACTTCTTTCGCCAGTTCGATATCAAAGCCGGTCAATTCACCTTTTTCATTGCGGAATCCCATCGGCGGGAAATTGTCATCCAAGCCGACAACAACTTTCGTCGGTAATTTTGTGTCCGCTGCGGCCGGTTTCGCGTCATTACCGCAACCCGCCAGCACGCCGACTACACCGAGACCGATTAATGCTGTGACCGTCATTTTTTTCCAGTTCATGAGAATACCTCCTATACGTGACTGTTCTGTCATAAATAATTTTCCATTTTATTTTTATATCATTTCTCGGGTCGCATGATGTCGCGCTCCACCCGTCATTTCCAACGCTCGCTCGAGCGCGACTACCGTGCCTGAAAAATAATTCAAGGCCATCCGCCATCGCATGTGACCACACTCCTTTACCTGATGATATGACTATAATACTTTACTTTGATAAAAAAGTAAAGAGATAAATTAATTTTTCTGAAATTTTTTGCATTTAAATTTTTTTGCACAAAAAAAGAATGCCGTACGGCATTCTTTTAATGGATCGTCGCGCCTGTCTGCGCAACAATGGCGAGAAAAACTACTGTTGTTAAAACAAAAAGTGAGATCACCACTTTGAGTCCCGTCCCGATCAGTTGCGCTATCGCGGCGCTGATCGCTACCGATTTCGCCGCCTGCTGATCTTGATGCTCATAGTAGACGGCCGCGTAGGTCGCGAGGAACACGCCGATGACGACACCGATCAGCGAACCGACAATCGGCAAAATGCCGCTGCCGATGATGCCGCCCAAAATACCGCCGCCCACGGCGATCATTTGCGTTTTCCAGCCGCGCCGCTTGCGACGCACGCCGATCATGCCCGCGAGAAATTCGATGACTTCCCCCAAGACGAGCGCGCCGACCAGCAAGGCGACCGCCGTCACGGAAAACAAACGAAAACCGTCCAGCAGACCGAAGCCCACCAGCACCAGCATCATGGCGTAATTGCCCGGCAACCCCGCCGCCGTCGCCGCGATGCAGCAAATCAGGAGAAAGACGAGGATAAATACCAGCATTGTGTTCACAGTTCGTCCCTCCCGTCACGCGCACTTATTTAGTCGCGCGCAACAATTCTTTATCGGCAATGTCCGTACGAAATTGCATGCCGTCAAATTCAATTTCCGAAAGCGCCTGATACGCCGCCTCTTTCGCTTCCGCCAACGAGGGGCGTACGGCGACGACGTTCAAGACTCGACCGCCGTCGGTAAAATACGCGTCATCGATATGACGCGTTCCCGCGTGAAAGACGAGCGCATCCCGAGCGACCGCCTCGGCAAGCCCCGTGATGCGATCACCGCGGTACGTTTTGCGCGGATACCCGAACGACGCCGCCACTACGCAAACCGCGTGCGCGTCCAACCAACGCAAACGCACCTGATCAATATGTCCCGTGCAAATTTTTTCCATGATATCCGCAAGATCACTGTCCAAAAGCGGCAACAATACCTGCGTTTCCGGATCGCCGAAACGGCAGTTAAATTCCACCACTTTCGGTCCGTCCGCCGTGATCATCAACCCCGCGTATAATACGCCGCGGAACGGTGATCCTTCCGCCACGAGAGCGGCCGCCGTCGGTTTCAAAATTTGTTCCACCGCGGCTTCGTACACCGCGTCCGTCACCACCGCGGCCGGCGCGAACGCGCCCATGCCGCCGGTATTCGGACCGCGATCATCGGTCAACAAACGTTTATGATCCTGCGCGGGAATCATGGGGATGACCGTTTCCCCGTCGACGAATGCCAAAAGGCTCGCTTCTTCGCCGACCATAAATTCTTCAATAATAATTTTTTCACCGGCGCTGCCGAACGCGTCGCCGGTCAGCATGGAGCGAATCGCCTCCACCGCGTCTTCATGCGTTTCCGCAATGACGACGCCTTTACCGGCCGCCAGACCGTCCGCTTTTATTACATACGGCGCCTGCATTTCATCCAAAAAGGCAATGGCTTTATCGGCATCGGTAAAACTGCCGTACGCCGCCGTCGGAATGTGGTAACGGGCAAAAAGATCTTTGGCGAACACCTTGGAACTTTCAATGCGCGCCGCCGCCTGCGTCGGGCCGAAAACGAGAATTTCCCGTTTTGTGAGCACATCGACGATACCGTCAGCCAACGGCCCTTCACTGCCGACCACGACGAGATCCGGCGCCTGCATCGTAATAATATCCGCCAGTTCCGCCGTACTGTTCCAATCCAACGGCAAATATTCCGCCACTTCATGCATGCCGTAACGACCGGGAACCGCCACGATTTCGCTGACGCGTTCACTTTGCGCAAGCTTCCAGGCGAGTGCGTGCTCGCGGCCGCCGTTACCTACCAAAACGATTTTCATACCACTGCTCCTTATATTTATGTTCGTATCAGCCGTGCCGGAAATGCCGCGTACCCGTGCAAACCATCGCGATACCGGCAGCATCTGCCGCCGCAATGGATTCCTGATCGCGAATGGATCCGCCCGGTTGAATGATCGCCGTGATGCCGGCTTGCGCCGCCGTTTCCACGGTATCACCGAACGGGAAAAACGCATCGGAAGCAAGCACCGCGCCTTTTGCCTTCGCGCCCGCCTGTTCCAAGGCGATCTTCGCCGCGCCGACACGGTTCATCTGTCCCGCGCCGATGCCGAGCGTCGCGTTCGCGTCGGTCACGACAATCGCATTCGATTTGACATGACGCACGACCGCCCAAGCGAGGCGCAGGGCCTGCATTTCTTCCGCCGTCGGTTGCCGCTTGGTGACGACCTGCCATGTCGCTTCGTCGTCTTGCCGATCATCGGCGTCCTGCAATAAAAGGCCGCCGGAGATGTGTTTCAGCTGCCAATCGCCTTCCTGCGGAGCGTCGGCTTCCAATAAGCGAATATTTTTCTTTTCCGACAATAAGGCCAACGCGTCGGGGCTGAACTTCGGCGCGATGACAACTTCAAAAAAGATCGGGCGCATTTTTTCCGCTGCCGCCAGATCCACTTCACGATTGCAGGCGACAATGCCGCCGTACGCGGAAACATCATCCGCGGCAAACGCCCGCACAAACGCGTCGGCCATATCTTCGCCGACGGCAAAACCGCACGGATTCGTATGTTTTATAATAGCACAACTCGGCGCGTCAAGGGAACACGCAAGCTGCCAAGCCGCTTCCGTGTCGACCAAGTTATTATAGGAAAGTTCTTTGCCGTGAAGCTGTTTGGCATTGGCTACGCCGCCTTTGCTGTCGGGCGCCCGATAAAACGCCGCCTGCTGATGCGGATTTTCGCCGTAACGCAGATCCATGACCTTTTCCATATGCAGCTCAAATTGCTCCGGAAACACAGATTCCGACGCTTTTGTCTGCGTCGCGACTATTTTCTCGTCCGGCGACTGCGCCGCCAAATAGTGCGCGATTTTCGCATCGTACGCGGCGGTATGCGCAAATGCGGCCTGCGCCAATCCGAACCGATAATGATCGTTGACCGTACCTTCACCGACATGTTGCGCCAGATCTTCGTACTGCGCGGGGCTGGTGACGACGAGCACATCGCGCCAGTTTTTCGCGGCCGCGCGGATCATCGACGGCCCGCCGATATCAATCTGCTCAATCGCGTCCGCCAACGTCACGCCGGGTTTGGCGATCGTTTCCGCAAACGGATACAAATTGACGACGACAATGTCGATCGGCGCAATGCCGTGTTGCGCCAGCGCCTCCATATGATCGGGATGATCGCGTCGCGCCAGGATGCCGCCATGCACCATGGGGTGAAGTGTTTTGACCCGACCGTCGAGCATTTCGGGAAATTGCGTCACCGTTTCGACCGGCGTCACATCCACTCCCGCCTGTTGCAATGCGGCCAATGTTCCGCCCGTGGAAATCAATTCATACCCCGCGCCCGAAAGTTGCTGCGCAAGTTCCACAATCCCCGTTTTATCGGAAACGCTCAATAAAGCTCGTTTGGCCATAGTCATTCCTCCTCCGACGCCGTACGCCGTACCACTTTACGTTCCGCTATACAAAGTTCGTCACGGCATAACGCCGCCATCGCCTCTACATAGGTCGGATGTTCTACTGTTAAAATACGTTCGGCAAGTGACGCTTCGTCATCACTTGCAAATACCGGTACCGCCGTTTGCATAATAATCGGCCCGCTGTCCATGCCCGCATCGACAAAATGCACGGTGCAACCGCTCACTTTAACGCCGGCCTCAATCGCCTGACGTTGCGCATGCAATCCGGGGAATGACGGTAAAAGCGCCGGATGAATATTGACGATCCGTCCCCCATACACCGCCAAAATCGGCGCGCCGATAATCCGCATATAGCCCGCGAGGCAAATATAATCGGGCGCGTACGGACGCAGCATTTCCACCACCGCGTTTTCGTAAGCGTCTTTATCCGCAAATTCCCGCGGCGCAAACGCGTGGCAATCGATTCCCGC
This region includes:
- a CDS encoding amino acid ABC transporter ATP-binding protein; protein product: MAFIEMKNIHKKFGTTEVLRGCTLLRERGGVTSVIGPSGSGKSTFLRCLCHLETIDRGTILVDGKALATDSEAGSAYAKPEEIQKICGKMGMVFQQFNLFPHMTVLDNIMIAPQIVKGMKKQDILPMAEAQLERVGLYTKKDVYPSQLSGGQKQRVAIARALAMEPQIMLFDEPTSALDPELTGEVLKTIQRLAEEKLTMILVTHEMAFARSVADHVLFMVDGVVEEEGAPEQVFTAPRSERTQAFLASMIGNR
- a CDS encoding amino acid ABC transporter substrate-binding protein, which produces MNWKKMTVTALIGLGVVGVLAGCGNDAKPAAADTKLPTKVVVGLDDNFPPMGFRNEKGELTGFDIELAKEVGKRTGIQMEFKPIDWASKEAELTAKRVDLLWNGLTITDQRKEKIDFSEPYMHNDQIIVTLKSRADLKDMDSLAGKIVGTQEGGTGIDALAKLPDLKNSFKELRLYAVYTDALLDLEIGRIDAVLVDGVVGRYYMTKKPDTFYELPKVLATEIYGVGMRKDSAELKKAIDRAIGEIKADGTGAKISEKWFGKDVMN
- a CDS encoding DUF456 family protein — translated: MLVFILVFLLICCIAATAAGLPGNYAMMLVLVGFGLLDGFRLFSVTAVALLVGALVLGEVIEFLAGMIGVRRKRRGWKTQMIAVGGGILGGIIGSGILPIVGSLIGVVIGVFLATYAAVYYEHQDQQAAKSVAISAAIAQLIGTGLKVVISLFVLTTVVFLAIVAQTGATIH
- the purD gene encoding phosphoribosylamine--glycine ligase, with amino-acid sequence MKIVLVGNGGREHALAWKLAQSERVSEIVAVPGRYGMHEVAEYLPLDWNSTAELADIITMQAPDLVVVGSEGPLADGIVDVLTKREILVFGPTQAAARIESSKVFAKDLFARYHIPTAAYGSFTDADKAIAFLDEMQAPYVIKADGLAAGKGVVIAETHEDAVEAIRSMLTGDAFGSAGEKIIIEEFMVGEEASLLAFVDGETVIPMIPAQDHKRLLTDDRGPNTGGMGAFAPAAVVTDAVYEAAVEQILKPTAAALVAEGSPFRGVLYAGLMITADGPKVVEFNCRFGDPETQVLLPLLDSDLADIMEKICTGHIDQVRLRWLDAHAVCVVAASFGYPRKTYRGDRITGLAEAVARDALVFHAGTRHIDDAYFTDGGRVLNVVAVRPSLAEAKEAAYQALSEIEFDGMQFRTDIADKELLRATK
- the purH gene encoding bifunctional phosphoribosylaminoimidazolecarboxamide formyltransferase/IMP cyclohydrolase gives rise to the protein MAKRALLSVSDKTGIVELAQQLSGAGYELISTGGTLAALQQAGVDVTPVETVTQFPEMLDGRVKTLHPMVHGGILARRDHPDHMEALAQHGIAPIDIVVVNLYPFAETIAKPGVTLADAIEQIDIGGPSMIRAAAKNWRDVLVVTSPAQYEDLAQHVGEGTVNDHYRFGLAQAAFAHTAAYDAKIAHYLAAQSPDEKIVATQTKASESVFPEQFELHMEKVMDLRYGENPHQQAAFYRAPDSKGGVANAKQLHGKELSYNNLVDTEAAWQLACSLDAPSCAIIKHTNPCGFAVGEDMADAFVRAFAADDVSAYGGIVACNREVDLAAAEKMRPIFFEVVIAPKFSPDALALLSEKKNIRLLEADAPQEGDWQLKHISGGLLLQDADDRQDDEATWQVVTKRQPTAEEMQALRLAWAVVRHVKSNAIVVTDANATLGIGAGQMNRVGAAKIALEQAGAKAKGAVLASDAFFPFGDTVETAAQAGITAIIQPGGSIRDQESIAAADAAGIAMVCTGTRHFRHG
- a CDS encoding amino acid ABC transporter permease, with the protein product MDYIVSILPTLLSGLKVTAEIFFLTIILSLPLGVLLAIFRVCSWKPVRELVAAYIYVMRGTPLMLQILFIYYGLPLIPGVSIQFGDFTAALIAFVANYAAYFAEIFRGGIQNISRGQYEGAKVLGFTYPQTMRYIILPQVVKRVLAPVGNETITLLKDTSLVYVLAMDDLMRLTRSVVQRDFDTTAFFVAGVIYLICTFFLTKILTRLEKHFAVYDE